The Mucilaginibacter yixingensis genome window below encodes:
- a CDS encoding alpha-L-arabinofuranosidase C-terminal domain-containing protein, with protein sequence MRKPIFFTLLACALTGWVNVQAQTPALTLQLDKPGAAVSPTFYGLMTEEINHSYDGGLYAELIRNRVFKDNADKPEGWSTVQDAGGKGNIMLIGANEHNVPADQGRNAINDALTTCLKLTVETAGRVGIANEGFWGIPVKPSTAYRASFYAKCDDNAAGPLTVSLESNDGKTVFASGKVTIEKGYWQKYQLTLNTAAGIKPTKDARFVITTDRTGTYFFNLVSLFPPTFNNRTNGNRPDLMQMMGAMKPSFLRLPGGNFLEGDYFTTRFPWKTTLGPLEERPGHPGCWSYRASDGMGLLEFLEWCEDLKIEPVLAVYAGYSLKGDFVPPGPLLKPYIDEALEEIEYVTGGANTVWGARRIKDGHPAPFKLQFVEIGNEDGFDRAKSYSQRFDQFAAAIRAKYPQLKLISTVGGKDGLGSRIPAPTSRYDLVDEHYYRTAWQMEENADQYDSYDRNGAKIFVGEWATREGAPTTNMNAALGDAAWMTGMERNADLIKMSCYAPLFVNVNEKTEELPRAWQWGSDLIGYDALNSYGSPSYHAQKMFSNNLGNQVVPVVATNIPTKKAGKQDSTNVRSLPKKAIIPTLFYAVTKDTKTGSIFIKVVNTASTAQAVDIAINGAAKIASSGTITTLKGDHPEDTNTIKDPEKIVPASANITGLGKNFNRVFAPYSITVIQLKAQ encoded by the coding sequence ATGCGTAAACCTATTTTCTTTACCCTGCTGGCGTGCGCGCTAACGGGTTGGGTAAATGTGCAGGCACAAACTCCTGCCCTAACACTTCAACTTGATAAGCCCGGAGCAGCGGTTAGTCCAACTTTTTATGGACTGATGACCGAGGAAATTAACCACTCTTATGACGGCGGCTTGTATGCCGAGCTGATCCGTAACCGTGTATTTAAAGACAACGCCGACAAGCCCGAAGGCTGGAGCACCGTACAAGATGCCGGCGGCAAAGGCAACATTATGCTGATTGGCGCAAACGAGCACAACGTACCGGCAGATCAGGGGCGCAATGCCATTAATGATGCGTTGACCACCTGTCTGAAACTAACAGTAGAAACGGCCGGTCGCGTGGGTATTGCCAACGAGGGTTTTTGGGGCATTCCCGTTAAACCATCAACAGCTTACCGCGCCTCTTTTTATGCCAAATGCGATGATAATGCTGCTGGTCCGCTAACCGTATCGTTAGAAAGCAATGACGGCAAAACCGTTTTTGCATCAGGCAAGGTAACTATAGAGAAAGGTTACTGGCAAAAGTACCAGCTAACGCTCAACACCGCCGCAGGCATTAAGCCTACCAAAGATGCCCGCTTTGTAATTACTACAGATCGCACCGGCACCTACTTCTTTAACCTGGTATCATTGTTCCCTCCTACTTTCAATAACCGTACTAACGGCAACCGCCCTGATTTGATGCAGATGATGGGCGCCATGAAACCAAGCTTTCTGCGTTTGCCTGGCGGTAATTTTTTAGAGGGCGATTACTTTACCACCCGTTTCCCCTGGAAAACTACTTTAGGTCCGCTGGAAGAACGCCCGGGTCATCCAGGCTGCTGGAGTTACCGCGCGTCTGACGGTATGGGCCTGCTGGAATTTCTGGAATGGTGCGAAGATCTGAAGATCGAGCCCGTACTGGCAGTATATGCCGGCTACTCGCTCAAAGGCGATTTTGTGCCACCCGGTCCGCTGCTGAAACCTTACATTGACGAAGCCCTGGAAGAAATTGAATACGTTACCGGCGGCGCTAACACCGTTTGGGGTGCAAGACGTATTAAAGACGGCCACCCGGCGCCGTTTAAACTGCAATTTGTAGAGATTGGTAACGAAGACGGCTTTGACCGTGCAAAAAGCTACAGCCAGCGGTTTGATCAATTTGCCGCCGCCATCCGTGCCAAATATCCGCAGTTAAAACTGATCTCGACCGTAGGCGGCAAGGATGGTTTAGGCTCACGCATCCCGGCGCCAACATCGCGCTATGACCTGGTTGATGAGCATTACTACCGCACGGCCTGGCAGATGGAAGAAAACGCTGATCAATACGATAGCTATGACCGCAACGGTGCCAAAATATTTGTAGGCGAATGGGCAACCCGCGAGGGCGCACCAACCACCAACATGAACGCCGCTCTGGGCGATGCCGCATGGATGACCGGTATGGAGCGCAACGCCGATCTGATCAAAATGTCGTGCTATGCGCCGTTGTTTGTCAACGTAAACGAAAAAACAGAGGAGCTGCCCCGCGCCTGGCAATGGGGATCTGACCTGATTGGTTACGACGCCTTGAACAGCTATGGCTCACCATCATACCATGCGCAAAAAATGTTCAGCAATAATCTGGGCAACCAAGTGGTACCAGTTGTAGCCACCAACATCCCTACAAAAAAAGCCGGTAAACAAGACAGCACCAATGTGCGCAGTCTGCCTAAAAAAGCCATTATCCCTACCTTGTTCTATGCCGTTACTAAGGACACTAAAACCGGCAGCATTTTTATTAAGGTGGTGAATACGGCCAGCACAGCGCAAGCAGTAGATATTGCCATCAACGGCGCTGCTAAAATTGCGTCATCAGGTACGATAACAACTTTGAAAGGCGACCATCCGGAAGATACCAATACCATTAAAGATCCTGAAAAGATTGTACCGGCATCGGCTAACATTACCGGCTTGGGCAAAAACTTCAACCGGGTGTTTGCACCATATTCTATTACCGTAATACAGCTTAAAGCGCAGTAA
- a CDS encoding alpha/beta hydrolase, producing the protein MRKLINCLLLLVLCTGAALAQPAARITNVPDTSYTTYSDFQKNLKVYPFIKMVPDSPTTSVKESRNLVYCQIGNRALHIDAFIPAKSKLKAVPAIIMVHGGGWRSGNRTQHIPLAQHLAALGYACFTVEYRLSTEAIYPAPLNDIKSAIKWVRAQGKKFKVDTNKMAVLGFSAGGQIAALVGVTSGTNVFPGNNCNQSHSSDVQAVIDIDGTLSFVSPDAQETKNLQTVSYSAWWIGYPRTERLDLWAQASPLTYTDQNKVPFLFLNSNLERMHAGRDVFKKAMDEKHIYTEIVNFKDTPHSFCLYRPWFDDVVTDINSFMHKAFK; encoded by the coding sequence ATGAGAAAGCTGATTAACTGCCTGCTACTATTGGTGCTATGCACCGGCGCTGCATTGGCCCAGCCTGCCGCCAGGATTACCAACGTGCCCGATACCTCTTACACCACCTATAGCGATTTTCAGAAAAACCTGAAGGTCTATCCGTTCATCAAAATGGTGCCCGATAGCCCGACAACAAGCGTCAAAGAAAGCCGCAACCTGGTGTATTGTCAAATAGGCAACCGGGCTTTACACATCGATGCCTTCATCCCTGCCAAATCAAAACTGAAAGCCGTGCCTGCCATTATTATGGTGCATGGCGGTGGCTGGCGCTCGGGCAACCGTACCCAGCATATCCCACTGGCGCAGCATCTGGCAGCGCTGGGTTATGCTTGTTTTACGGTAGAGTATCGTCTCTCCACCGAAGCCATATATCCGGCTCCTTTAAATGATATTAAATCGGCCATTAAATGGGTACGCGCTCAGGGTAAAAAGTTTAAGGTAGATACCAACAAGATGGCGGTACTGGGTTTCTCAGCAGGCGGGCAAATTGCGGCGCTGGTGGGCGTTACCTCAGGCACGAACGTGTTCCCCGGCAATAATTGCAACCAGTCACACTCCAGCGATGTGCAGGCGGTGATTGATATTGACGGCACGCTTTCATTTGTATCTCCCGACGCGCAGGAAACCAAGAACCTTCAAACCGTAAGCTACTCGGCCTGGTGGATAGGCTACCCGCGCACCGAGCGTTTAGATTTATGGGCACAGGCCAGTCCGCTAACTTATACCGATCAAAACAAGGTGCCTTTCCTGTTCCTCAACAGCAATCTGGAACGCATGCACGCCGGTCGCGACGTATTTAAAAAGGCGATGGATGAGAAACATATTTATACAGAGATCGTCAACTTTAAAGATACGCCACACTCCTTCTGTTTGTACCGTCCATGGTTTGATGATGTGGTGACGGACATTAATTCTTTTATGCATAAGGCTTTTAAATGA
- a CDS encoding rhamnogalacturonan acetylesterase — protein MKKYRFGLLAATGLLALLAFSLPPRKTKIYMIGDSTMCLYGTRQFPITGWGMPFADYFDPTVTIDNRAKGGRSTRTFLEENRWQPIADSLQPGDYVIMQFGHNDEAKEPQFAARYTPVPDYKTNLIKFITESRQKNAIPILVTPVSRRNFDKDGNAKETHVEYTQAVFDVGKQYQVPVIDLDAKSRALYQQLGPDRSKLLFMELDSAEHPNYPVGRHDNTHFNEYGARLMAEIVLNEIKAQHLALADKIVHKDAALTK, from the coding sequence ATGAAAAAATATCGTTTTGGCCTTTTGGCCGCCACAGGTTTACTGGCGTTGCTGGCCTTCAGCCTTCCCCCGCGCAAAACCAAGATCTATATGATTGGCGACTCTACCATGTGCCTGTACGGCACGCGCCAGTTCCCAATAACCGGCTGGGGGATGCCGTTTGCCGATTATTTTGATCCAACCGTAACCATAGACAACCGGGCCAAAGGCGGCCGGAGCACCCGCACTTTTTTAGAAGAAAACCGCTGGCAACCCATTGCAGACAGCCTGCAACCCGGCGACTATGTGATTATGCAATTTGGTCACAACGATGAAGCCAAAGAGCCACAATTTGCCGCCCGCTACACCCCGGTGCCCGACTATAAAACCAACCTCATCAAATTCATTACCGAGTCACGCCAGAAAAATGCGATCCCTATTCTGGTAACCCCGGTGAGCCGCCGTAATTTTGATAAGGATGGTAATGCCAAAGAAACACACGTAGAATATACGCAAGCCGTATTTGATGTAGGCAAACAATATCAGGTACCCGTTATTGATCTGGACGCCAAAAGCCGCGCCCTGTACCAGCAATTAGGACCGGACAGATCTAAACTGCTGTTTATGGAACTGGACTCCGCAGAGCATCCCAACTATCCGGTTGGCCGCCATGACAACACCCATTTTAATGAGTACGGTGCCCGCTTAATGGCGGAGATTGTATTGAACGAGATTAAAGCACAGCACCTGGCACTGGCTGATAAGATTGTGCATAAGGATGCAGCACTTACTAAGTAG
- a CDS encoding rhamnogalacturonan acetylesterase — MRDKKRLPFVVATALIASLSAAFTLQPGKITVYLAGDSTMANKAISARPETGWGMPFNAFFDTTVRVDNKAKNGRSTKSFIDEGIWKSITDSLHTGDYVLIQFGHNDEVPTKTTYTPKADYQANLERMIKETRDKGANPILITPVARRSFDGTGNVKDTHEEYAAIVRQVASAQQVPLIDLDKESMELIQKFGPDDSKMLFNYVKPGENPNYPNGQSDNTHFSELGARKMAEIVLKDIKTLNLELASRIVVSHLGIK; from the coding sequence ATGAGAGATAAAAAACGACTTCCCTTTGTGGTGGCAACTGCGCTCATTGCCTCGCTTTCTGCGGCATTTACCTTGCAGCCGGGCAAAATTACGGTTTACCTGGCCGGCGACTCAACCATGGCTAACAAAGCCATCAGCGCACGGCCCGAGACCGGCTGGGGCATGCCTTTCAATGCTTTTTTTGACACCACAGTACGCGTAGATAACAAGGCAAAGAACGGCCGCAGCACCAAATCATTTATTGACGAAGGCATCTGGAAATCTATCACAGACAGCCTGCACACCGGCGACTATGTGCTGATTCAATTCGGCCATAACGATGAAGTACCTACCAAAACCACCTACACGCCCAAAGCCGATTATCAGGCCAACCTGGAACGCATGATTAAAGAAACTCGCGACAAAGGCGCCAACCCGATATTGATTACTCCCGTGGCCCGCCGTTCTTTCGATGGTACGGGCAACGTGAAAGACACGCACGAGGAATATGCAGCCATTGTGCGCCAGGTGGCATCAGCCCAACAGGTTCCGCTGATTGATCTGGATAAGGAGAGCATGGAGCTAATCCAGAAATTTGGGCCCGATGATTCTAAAATGTTATTCAACTACGTAAAGCCGGGTGAAAACCCAAACTACCCGAACGGACAATCAGACAATACCCATTTCAGCGAACTGGGTGCCCGAAAAATGGCCGAAATTGTATTGAAAGACATCAAAACACTAAATCTTGAACTGGCCAGCCGCATTGTAGTATCACACCTTGGCATTAAATAA
- a CDS encoding RagB/SusD family nutrient uptake outer membrane protein, giving the protein MKNSIYRQLTRAAIAAVIAATGLTSCKKYLSPDPVSSFSQDYVFSNLPYAKAAVIGVYNNLSGQNSYGLYFSGYYPYDSDEMMGASGTADGERRDLAHYNILSTNGGIASAFANQYSGIERANICIEQLPKMSLNNTGTTQEKGELKRLLGEALTLRAQFYFDLVKIWGDVPAQWTPSAEQSNLFLPKTDRDTIYNHILSDLKTAEDLVPWRTEIGALGDGADERITKGAVKALRARIALFRGGYSLRRATNQMERRPDYLTYYKIARDECADIMARRDQHTLNPSYKALWQTYVCGRNANEPNGEFLFQIAEGGNTGSTDGRIGIYNGTRFAGAGGGSLSVLPNYYYYFDSTDVRRDVTAAPYEIKTDGKSVQAHNINVVYDGKFRRDWWSNPVNPTLATLNSGINWILIRFSDVLLMYAEADNELNNGASAADVAAVAEVDKRGHGGNAALVPTIPTDHDGFFKFLVKERYLEFGNEGIRKYDLIRWNLLTTAINETKNNLANFGATTQLPMAAPSYMAPPPSYSMTGTLPTSLYYWTTLPTVFNGSNLNTYDDSRMFANSVYKPAPTATPANTAKVSWISYSGINSTFTTVFASSFKTNHSELYPIYINQINASGGVLTQDYGY; this is encoded by the coding sequence ATGAAAAATAGCATATATCGTCAACTTACCCGGGCTGCCATCGCTGCTGTTATTGCGGCAACCGGGCTCACCTCCTGCAAAAAGTACCTGTCGCCAGACCCGGTATCTTCTTTCAGTCAGGATTATGTTTTCAGCAACTTGCCTTATGCCAAGGCAGCCGTAATTGGCGTTTACAATAACCTTTCGGGCCAGAACTCTTACGGTCTTTATTTTAGCGGATACTATCCGTATGACTCTGACGAGATGATGGGCGCCAGCGGTACTGCCGATGGCGAGCGCCGCGATTTGGCCCACTACAACATCCTGAGCACTAACGGTGGCATTGCATCGGCCTTTGCCAACCAATACTCGGGCATTGAGCGTGCGAATATCTGTATTGAGCAATTGCCGAAAATGTCGCTCAACAACACCGGTACCACCCAGGAAAAAGGCGAGCTGAAACGATTACTGGGCGAAGCGCTCACCCTACGTGCCCAGTTTTATTTTGACCTGGTTAAAATCTGGGGTGATGTGCCTGCACAGTGGACACCATCGGCAGAGCAATCTAACTTGTTCTTACCAAAAACAGATCGTGATACAATCTATAACCACATCCTGAGCGATCTGAAAACCGCCGAAGACCTAGTGCCATGGCGCACCGAGATAGGCGCTTTAGGCGATGGTGCCGATGAGCGTATTACCAAAGGCGCCGTTAAAGCGCTGCGCGCCAGGATAGCACTATTCCGTGGCGGCTACTCTCTGCGCCGTGCCACCAACCAAATGGAGCGCCGCCCTGATTACCTGACTTACTACAAAATAGCGCGCGACGAGTGTGCCGATATTATGGCCCGTCGCGATCAGCATACTTTGAACCCAAGCTATAAGGCCTTGTGGCAAACCTATGTATGCGGCCGTAACGCTAACGAGCCTAATGGCGAGTTTCTCTTCCAGATTGCCGAAGGTGGTAACACCGGTAGCACAGACGGACGTATAGGTATTTACAACGGTACCCGCTTTGCCGGCGCGGGCGGTGGCTCATTGTCGGTACTGCCCAATTATTATTATTATTTTGACTCGACCGATGTGCGCCGTGATGTAACCGCCGCTCCGTATGAAATAAAAACCGACGGTAAGAGCGTGCAGGCACACAACATTAACGTGGTATATGACGGCAAGTTCCGCCGCGATTGGTGGTCAAATCCGGTTAACCCTACCTTGGCTACCCTTAACTCGGGCATCAACTGGATCCTGATCCGTTTCTCTGACGTGCTGCTGATGTATGCCGAAGCCGATAACGAGCTGAACAACGGCGCCTCTGCCGCGGATGTGGCCGCAGTTGCCGAGGTAGATAAACGCGGTCACGGCGGTAACGCGGCGCTGGTGCCAACCATCCCGACGGATCACGATGGCTTCTTCAAATTCCTGGTGAAAGAGCGTTACCTGGAGTTTGGCAACGAAGGCATCAGGAAATATGATCTGATCCGCTGGAATTTACTGACCACTGCCATTAACGAAACAAAAAACAACCTGGCCAACTTTGGTGCAACCACCCAGTTACCAATGGCTGCACCAAGCTATATGGCGCCGCCGCCAAGCTATTCGATGACCGGCACCCTGCCTACCTCATTGTATTACTGGACCACGCTGCCAACCGTATTCAACGGCAGTAACCTCAATACTTATGATGACTCGCGCATGTTTGCCAACTCGGTTTATAAACCAGCGCCAACTGCCACACCGGCCAACACCGCAAAGGTAAGCTGGATTAGTTATAGCGGTATCAACTCTACGTTTACCACCGTATTTGCCAGCTCGTTTAAAACCAACCATAGCGAGCTTTACCCAATCTACATTAACCAGATCAACGCCAGTGGAGGCGTGCTGACACAAGATTACGGTTACTAA